A single region of the Solwaraspora sp. WMMD406 genome encodes:
- a CDS encoding SigE family RNA polymerase sigma factor, which yields MTPKRSVEDDFRDFVASRSGALLRTAYLLAGDWATAEDLLQTALTKTYLAWKRLGEIEAVEPYARRVLVNTATSWWRRRWHGERPTENLPEQAGPDMIQEQLDRDVLWRHVKALPARQRAVLVLRFYEDLSEAQTAALLNISPGTVKSQTSRALTTLRKKLTAEGGEVRRRVAESAGASASGAARRTIPAARLRRDAGTGASATTTGPLPSTRTRSGAVRPVAVRPDVPIRPSPATPATSPAGPAMAAPAMAATTTAPDGGTTPVPNARPATMDGRADAPPAALPAGCVLPLPVYAGTSSEQP from the coding sequence GTGACGCCCAAAAGGTCGGTGGAGGACGATTTCCGCGACTTCGTCGCGTCCCGCTCCGGAGCGTTGCTCCGCACCGCGTACCTGCTCGCTGGGGACTGGGCGACCGCAGAGGACCTTCTGCAGACCGCGCTGACCAAGACGTACCTGGCGTGGAAACGGCTCGGTGAGATCGAAGCGGTGGAGCCGTACGCCCGCCGGGTGCTCGTGAACACCGCGACCAGCTGGTGGCGTCGCCGCTGGCACGGCGAACGCCCGACCGAGAACCTGCCGGAGCAGGCCGGTCCCGACATGATCCAGGAACAGCTCGACCGCGACGTCCTCTGGCGCCACGTCAAGGCCCTGCCTGCTCGACAGCGGGCGGTCCTGGTGCTGCGCTTCTACGAGGATCTGTCCGAAGCGCAGACCGCCGCGCTGCTGAACATCTCGCCGGGAACGGTGAAGAGCCAGACCTCGCGGGCTCTCACGACGCTACGCAAGAAGCTGACCGCCGAGGGTGGCGAGGTTCGTCGGCGGGTCGCCGAATCGGCCGGGGCGTCGGCGTCCGGCGCGGCCCGGCGTACCATCCCCGCCGCCCGGCTCCGCCGCGACGCCGGGACGGGTGCCTCGGCCACCACCACGGGGCCCCTGCCGAGCACCCGTACCAGGTCGGGAGCAGTCAGGCCGGTAGCAGTCAGGCCGGATGTCCCGATCAGACCGAGCCCCGCGACACCTGCCACCTCGCCTGCCGGGCCGGCCATGGCGGCACCGGCCATGGCGGCGACGACCACCGCACCGGACGGCGGTACGACCCCGGTCCCGAACGCGAGACCAGCGACCATGGACGGTCGCGCCGACGCACCGCCGGCGGCCCTGCCCGCCGGATGCGTCCTGCCGCTCCCCGTCTACGCGGGCACCAGTTCGGAGCAGCCGTGA
- a CDS encoding PH domain-containing protein, whose protein sequence is MGNPSEPFDADDEAARRRRQRDTEPIPQIRPEDGPHFGDGPSYSDGPAYSDGPSYSRGAGYAGDPGGGTRRVREEPIISYSPPDISADEIAGLQADASGMPVQPRRVLPLEDEPTPLVARYLFPTERYRGEWKRHWIHLITPLLVGVVATFVLGYLSGFLAGQDVGGLTTVAVLIWLGVLGWVGWKIADWWFDRFILTNKRVMVVNGIITRNVAMMPLLRVTDMKYEQSPLGRFLNYGTFILESAGQEQALREVKNLPNPNELYLRVVEEMYEPQAVEARLSKEEAAAKDDGG, encoded by the coding sequence ATGGGCAACCCCTCTGAGCCCTTCGACGCTGACGACGAAGCTGCACGTCGGCGCCGCCAGCGTGACACCGAACCGATTCCGCAGATTCGCCCAGAGGACGGCCCACACTTCGGTGACGGGCCGTCCTACTCCGACGGTCCCGCGTACTCCGACGGGCCGTCCTACTCGCGAGGCGCCGGTTACGCCGGTGATCCTGGCGGCGGCACCCGCCGGGTGCGCGAAGAGCCGATCATCAGCTACTCGCCGCCGGACATCTCGGCCGACGAGATCGCTGGACTGCAGGCCGACGCCTCCGGCATGCCGGTGCAACCGCGCCGGGTTCTCCCGCTGGAAGACGAGCCGACCCCGCTGGTGGCGCGCTACCTCTTCCCGACCGAACGCTACCGGGGCGAGTGGAAGCGACACTGGATCCATCTGATTACCCCGCTGCTGGTCGGCGTGGTCGCCACGTTCGTCCTGGGCTACCTGTCCGGGTTCCTGGCCGGTCAGGACGTCGGCGGTCTGACCACGGTGGCCGTGCTGATCTGGCTCGGGGTGCTCGGTTGGGTCGGCTGGAAGATCGCGGACTGGTGGTTCGACCGCTTCATCCTGACCAACAAACGGGTGATGGTGGTCAACGGCATCATCACCCGTAACGTCGCGATGATGCCGCTGCTGCGGGTCACCGACATGAAATACGAACAGTCTCCGCTTGGTCGCTTCCTCAACTACGGGACGTTCATCCTGGAGTCCGCCGGTCAGGAACAGGCGCTGCGCGAGGTCAAGAACCTGCCCAACCCCAACGAGCTCTACCTGCGGGTCGTCGAGGAGATGTACGAGCCGCAGGCTGTCGAGGCACGGCTGAGCAAGGAAGAAGCCGCGGCCAAAGACGACGGGGGATGA
- a CDS encoding TFIIB-type zinc ribbon-containing protein yields MVSCPRCGGPVRAPDLMHTESRCDDCGPVSPLHVPEHIGPDIVTSVVTRIGATTDAVPVPLWAIWPPLPGWTVTGVGWVGEERGAVRATVTAFSGPAPVSGGPADLVLVAEEPGIGLGTRFAGLPGPDPGDVLAGVLTGERFAGAGPHAKVRAGGHPTPLWSVGSDPDRSAYAGEARGLWLCAVAWPASAGYLLAEDLVLRDLAEEAPTALVYGAPSPYLHGKA; encoded by the coding sequence ATGGTGAGTTGTCCCCGGTGTGGTGGTCCGGTGCGGGCACCCGACCTGATGCACACCGAGTCGCGGTGCGACGACTGCGGCCCGGTGTCACCGCTGCACGTCCCCGAACACATCGGACCCGACATCGTGACCAGCGTGGTGACCCGGATCGGCGCGACCACCGATGCCGTACCGGTGCCGCTGTGGGCGATCTGGCCGCCGCTGCCGGGTTGGACGGTGACCGGGGTCGGCTGGGTCGGCGAGGAGCGCGGGGCGGTCCGCGCGACGGTGACCGCGTTCAGCGGTCCCGCGCCGGTCAGCGGCGGTCCGGCGGATCTGGTGCTGGTCGCCGAGGAACCCGGGATCGGGTTGGGTACCCGCTTCGCGGGCTTGCCCGGCCCGGACCCGGGTGACGTACTGGCCGGGGTCCTCACCGGCGAGAGATTCGCCGGTGCCGGTCCGCATGCCAAGGTACGGGCCGGTGGCCACCCGACTCCTCTGTGGTCGGTCGGGTCCGATCCGGACCGCAGCGCGTACGCGGGCGAGGCACGTGGACTGTGGTTGTGCGCCGTGGCGTGGCCGGCCAGCGCCGGATACCTGTTGGCGGAGGACCTGGTGTTGCGGGACCTGGCCGAGGAGGCACCGACCGCTCTGGTGTACGGTGCACCATCGCCGTACCTGCACGGGAAAGCGTGA
- a CDS encoding RNA methyltransferase, producing MGSWAGDWPIDPRYDPDLLADGDRRNVVDRYRYWRREAIVADLDQRRHDFHVAIENWQHDLNIGTVVRNANAFLAAEVHIVGRRRWNRRGAMVTDRYQHVRHHDTIDQLLDWAAAAGLPVIGIDNLAGSRPLESVELPRRCVLLFGQEGPGLSDVARTGCDLLFSIAQYGSTRSINAGVASGIAMHAWIRTHAGPPPDAVRAERP from the coding sequence GTGGGGTCGTGGGCCGGCGACTGGCCCATCGACCCGCGGTACGACCCCGATCTGTTGGCGGACGGGGACCGTCGCAATGTCGTCGACCGCTACCGCTACTGGCGGCGAGAGGCGATCGTCGCCGATCTCGACCAGCGCCGGCACGACTTCCACGTCGCCATCGAGAACTGGCAGCACGACCTCAACATCGGCACCGTGGTACGCAACGCCAACGCCTTCCTCGCCGCTGAGGTGCACATCGTGGGACGGCGGCGCTGGAACCGTCGTGGCGCTATGGTCACCGATCGCTACCAGCACGTTCGGCACCATGACACGATTGATCAATTGCTGGACTGGGCGGCTGCCGCCGGGCTGCCGGTGATCGGAATCGACAACCTCGCCGGCTCCCGGCCGCTGGAGAGCGTCGAGTTGCCCCGCCGGTGCGTCCTGCTGTTCGGGCAGGAAGGCCCCGGGCTGTCCGACGTCGCCCGTACCGGCTGTGACCTGCTGTTCTCGATCGCGCAGTACGGCTCCACCCGGTCGATCAACGCTGGCGTCGCGAGCGGTATCGCGATGCACGCGTGGATCCGGACGCACGCCGGTCCACCTCCCGACGCGGTGCGCGCGGAGCGCCCGTAG
- the trxA gene encoding thioredoxin, whose protein sequence is MATVELTAQNFDETTTGDGIVLVDFWASWCGPCVRFAPVYERSSGKHTDIVFGKVDTEAQQELAAKFDIRSIPTIMAIRDGVVVFAQPGALPESALESLIEQVRALNMDDVRQQLASHNH, encoded by the coding sequence ATGGCAACCGTTGAGCTAACCGCGCAGAACTTCGACGAGACGACCACCGGCGACGGCATCGTGCTGGTGGACTTCTGGGCGAGCTGGTGCGGGCCGTGCGTTCGCTTCGCTCCGGTCTACGAACGCTCCTCCGGCAAGCACACGGACATCGTCTTCGGCAAGGTGGACACCGAGGCACAGCAGGAGCTGGCCGCCAAGTTCGACATCAGGTCGATCCCGACCATCATGGCGATCCGCGACGGTGTCGTGGTCTTCGCACAGCCGGGCGCTCTCCCGGAGTCCGCGTTGGAGTCCCTGATCGAGCAGGTACGAGCGCTGAACATGGACGACGTCCGCCAGCAGCTCGCCAGCCACAACCACTAG
- a CDS encoding sugar phosphate isomerase/epimerase family protein, with product MSDPFAGIDLATGRASPAPPRFALNAATTKRWPMAELVEGCLAAGVTGLGLWREETTAHGVAKTADLVRGAGLSVTSLCRGGFFSAPDWYDDNRRAIDEAAELGAPVLVLVSGGLPVGPTGLPTRSSGRDVDAARSWVGEAIGRLVPHALEVGVTLAIEPLHPMFCADRCVVATLGQALDLADPYPPAAVGVVIDTYHVWWDDQVWTQIGRAGASGRIACFQLADWITPLPEGVLLGRGLPGSGCVELDRFAVAVDAAGYTGPIEVEVFHEAVWSRPGPDVLAATIAGYRASVGER from the coding sequence GTGAGTGACCCGTTCGCCGGGATCGACCTGGCGACCGGGCGGGCGTCGCCGGCACCGCCCCGGTTCGCGCTCAACGCCGCCACCACCAAGCGGTGGCCGATGGCGGAGCTGGTCGAGGGATGCCTGGCGGCCGGGGTGACCGGACTCGGGCTCTGGCGGGAGGAGACCACGGCGCACGGCGTGGCGAAGACCGCCGATCTCGTCCGTGGTGCCGGCTTGTCGGTGACGTCGCTGTGCCGAGGTGGCTTCTTCTCCGCGCCGGACTGGTACGACGACAACCGGCGCGCCATCGACGAAGCGGCCGAACTGGGCGCTCCGGTGCTGGTACTGGTCTCCGGTGGTCTGCCGGTCGGGCCGACGGGTCTGCCGACCAGATCGAGCGGCCGCGACGTGGACGCCGCCCGGTCGTGGGTCGGCGAGGCGATCGGGCGTCTGGTGCCCCACGCGCTTGAGGTCGGGGTCACCCTGGCCATCGAGCCGCTGCACCCGATGTTCTGCGCGGATCGTTGCGTGGTCGCGACCCTCGGCCAGGCCTTGGACCTGGCCGATCCGTATCCGCCTGCGGCGGTCGGCGTGGTGATCGACACCTATCACGTGTGGTGGGACGACCAGGTGTGGACTCAGATCGGGCGGGCCGGCGCGAGCGGCCGGATCGCGTGCTTCCAGCTCGCCGACTGGATCACGCCCTTGCCCGAGGGTGTCCTGCTGGGCCGGGGGCTCCCGGGTTCGGGCTGTGTCGAGTTGGACCGGTTCGCGGTGGCGGTGGACGCCGCCGGGTACACCGGCCCGATCGAGGTCGAGGTGTTCCACGAGGCGGTCTGGTCGCGTCCCGGCCCGGATGTACTGGCCGCCACGATCGCCGGCTACCGGGCCTCGGTCGGAGAGCGGTAG
- a CDS encoding Gfo/Idh/MocA family oxidoreductase yields MSRTTIGIVLNGVTGRMGYRQHLVRSLLAIRDQGGLALRDGTRLWPELVLVGRNENKLREVAQRHGLTEWTTDLAAALARPDVRIYFDAQVTAQREKALRLAIDAGKHIYTEKPTAEDLAGAVDLARLADAAGIKHGVVQDKLFLPGLRKLDRLVKGGFFGRILSVRGEFGYWVFEGDWQGAQRPSWNYRAADGGGITVDMFPHWHYVLEQIFGRVASVTAHVATHIDRRWDEAGQPYDATADDAAYGIFEIDRPGPGGGRIVAQINSSWAVRVYRDELVEFQVDGTEGSAVAGLRECRVQHRSTTPKPVWNPDLPATELFRDQWQPVPDNEEFDNGFKAQWELFLRHVVEDAPYSWDLWAGARGVQLAELGLRSAREGRRIDIPELTGE; encoded by the coding sequence ATGTCCCGCACCACGATCGGGATCGTCCTCAACGGCGTCACCGGCCGGATGGGCTACCGGCAACACCTGGTCCGGTCTCTGCTCGCCATCCGTGACCAAGGTGGACTCGCGCTGCGGGACGGCACCCGGCTCTGGCCGGAGCTGGTACTCGTCGGGAGAAACGAGAACAAGCTGCGCGAGGTCGCGCAGCGGCACGGACTCACCGAGTGGACCACCGACCTTGCCGCGGCGCTCGCCCGCCCCGACGTACGGATCTATTTCGACGCGCAAGTCACCGCCCAGCGGGAGAAGGCGCTGCGGCTGGCGATCGACGCGGGGAAGCACATCTACACCGAGAAGCCCACCGCCGAGGACCTGGCCGGAGCGGTCGACCTGGCCCGGCTGGCCGACGCCGCCGGAATCAAGCACGGCGTCGTTCAGGACAAACTCTTCCTGCCCGGGCTGCGCAAGCTGGACCGGCTGGTCAAGGGGGGTTTCTTCGGTCGGATTCTCTCGGTGCGTGGCGAGTTCGGCTACTGGGTCTTCGAAGGTGACTGGCAGGGCGCCCAGCGGCCCTCCTGGAACTACCGGGCGGCCGACGGCGGGGGGATCACCGTCGACATGTTCCCGCACTGGCACTACGTACTGGAACAGATCTTCGGCCGGGTCGCGTCCGTCACCGCGCACGTGGCCACCCACATAGACCGCCGCTGGGACGAGGCGGGTCAGCCCTACGACGCCACCGCCGACGACGCCGCGTACGGCATCTTCGAGATCGACCGTCCCGGACCGGGCGGCGGCCGGATCGTGGCGCAGATCAACTCGTCCTGGGCGGTCCGGGTCTACCGCGACGAACTGGTCGAGTTCCAGGTCGACGGCACCGAAGGCAGCGCGGTCGCCGGGTTGCGCGAGTGCCGCGTCCAACACCGGTCCACCACGCCCAAGCCGGTGTGGAACCCCGACCTTCCGGCGACCGAGCTGTTCCGCGACCAGTGGCAGCCGGTGCCGGACAACGAGGAGTTCGACAACGGGTTCAAGGCCCAGTGGGAGCTGTTCCTGCGGCACGTCGTCGAGGACGCACCGTACAGTTGGGACCTTTGGGCTGGTGCTCGCGGCGTGCAACTGGCCGAACTCGGCCTGCGGTCGGCGCGCGAGGGCCGGCGGATCGACATTCCGGAGCTGACCGGTGAGTGA
- a CDS encoding LacI family DNA-binding transcriptional regulator, producing MATLADVAKRAGVSPATASRIINGSSKPVTEALRERVLAAVEELQYVPNAHAQSLARAHRSAIGVIVHDVSDPYFAEITRGLQRVATENGRLVIICNSYRDPDKELQYVELLRAHQVAAIVLAGSGYHDDAFTVLLESKLRVYERTGGRVAVIGRHEHAGDAVVPDNEMGGYLLGAELYSLGHTDIGVVAGPKLLTTTTDRLTGLRRAAREHGQKLPARRVAYGDFDRSSGAAAAANLLDAEPGLTAIAALNDSMAIGVLALLRSRGIAVPDQVSVVGFDDMPVARDVTPALTTVRLPLAEMGARAMTMALQPASPRRAALVEEVGAELVRRDSAGPVPSGR from the coding sequence GTGGCCACTCTGGCGGACGTCGCGAAACGGGCCGGCGTGTCCCCGGCCACCGCGTCCCGGATCATCAACGGCAGCAGCAAACCGGTCACCGAGGCGCTCCGGGAACGGGTCCTCGCCGCCGTCGAGGAACTGCAGTACGTGCCGAACGCACACGCCCAGTCGCTGGCCCGCGCCCACCGCAGCGCGATCGGGGTGATCGTGCACGACGTCTCCGACCCGTACTTCGCCGAGATCACCCGGGGCCTGCAAAGGGTGGCCACCGAAAACGGCCGCCTGGTCATCATCTGCAACAGCTACCGGGATCCGGACAAGGAACTGCAGTACGTCGAACTGCTCCGCGCCCACCAGGTGGCGGCGATCGTGCTCGCCGGATCCGGCTACCACGACGACGCGTTCACCGTCCTGCTGGAAAGCAAGCTCCGGGTCTACGAACGCACCGGTGGTCGGGTGGCGGTGATCGGCCGACACGAACACGCCGGCGACGCCGTGGTGCCGGACAACGAGATGGGCGGCTACCTGCTCGGGGCCGAGTTGTACTCGCTCGGACACACCGACATCGGCGTGGTGGCCGGCCCGAAGCTGCTCACCACCACCACCGACCGGTTGACCGGACTACGCCGGGCAGCCCGGGAACACGGCCAGAAGTTGCCGGCCCGCCGGGTGGCATACGGCGATTTCGACAGGTCCAGCGGAGCCGCCGCCGCCGCGAACCTCCTCGACGCCGAACCCGGCCTGACCGCGATCGCCGCGCTCAACGACTCGATGGCGATCGGGGTGCTCGCCCTGCTGCGGTCCCGGGGCATCGCCGTGCCGGACCAGGTCAGCGTGGTCGGCTTCGACGACATGCCGGTCGCCCGGGACGTGACACCCGCCCTGACCACCGTACGGTTGCCGTTGGCCGAGATGGGCGCCAGGGCGATGACCATGGCGTTGCAGCCCGCCTCCCCGCGACGAGCGGCGCTCGTCGAAGAGGTCGGCGCCGAACTCGTCCGCCGGGACAGCGCCGGCCCCGTCCCGTCCGGAAGATGA
- a CDS encoding Rv2578c family radical SAM protein — protein MRWDTLAAPHDQGVPGRAAPAAPPLPLALPHAVTRTFDTPGFAGMTFYEIHAKSIINQVRGSSRVPFEWTINPYRGCGHACSYCFARNTHTYLDLDPGRDFDTKVVVKVNAAALLRRELAAPGWAGNPIAMGTNVDCYQRAEGRYRLMPEIIQALRDAANPFSILTKGTLILRDLTPLRQAAEVTRVSLAMSVGFVDEPLWRAVESGAPSPARRLDAVRVLTDAGFAVGVLMAPILPGLTDGEEAIDETVAAIARAGAASVTPLPLHLRTGARQWYAAWLDRTFPELVPRYRALFGAGAYLPQAYQREVVARVRRAARRHGIPTGGDGDTRQPGDSGDTRQPSGDGAGRRPTEATARRADRTDGRSSAPATEQLALL, from the coding sequence ATGCGTTGGGACACTCTGGCGGCTCCCCACGACCAGGGCGTCCCTGGCCGGGCAGCGCCAGCGGCTCCACCCCTGCCGCTGGCGCTGCCCCATGCTGTGACCCGCACCTTCGACACCCCCGGCTTCGCCGGGATGACCTTCTACGAGATCCACGCCAAGTCGATCATCAACCAGGTGCGCGGCTCGTCCCGAGTGCCGTTCGAGTGGACGATCAATCCGTACCGCGGTTGCGGTCACGCCTGCTCGTACTGCTTCGCCCGCAACACCCACACCTACCTCGACCTCGACCCGGGGCGCGACTTCGACACCAAGGTCGTGGTGAAGGTCAACGCCGCCGCCCTGCTCCGCCGCGAACTGGCCGCACCCGGCTGGGCCGGCAACCCGATCGCGATGGGCACCAACGTCGACTGCTACCAGCGGGCGGAGGGTCGCTACCGGCTGATGCCGGAGATCATCCAAGCCCTGCGCGACGCCGCCAACCCGTTCTCGATCCTGACCAAAGGCACCTTGATCCTGCGTGACCTAACACCGCTACGGCAGGCCGCCGAGGTGACCCGGGTCAGTCTCGCGATGTCCGTGGGATTCGTCGACGAACCACTGTGGCGGGCGGTCGAGTCCGGTGCCCCGAGCCCGGCCCGCCGCCTGGACGCGGTCCGCGTCCTCACCGACGCCGGCTTCGCCGTCGGCGTACTCATGGCGCCGATCCTGCCCGGGTTGACCGACGGCGAGGAGGCGATCGACGAGACCGTCGCCGCCATCGCACGGGCCGGCGCGGCCAGCGTGACACCGTTGCCACTGCACCTGCGGACCGGCGCGCGGCAGTGGTACGCCGCCTGGCTGGACCGGACCTTCCCGGAGCTCGTACCGAGATACCGGGCCTTGTTCGGCGCGGGAGCCTACCTACCCCAGGCATACCAGCGCGAGGTCGTCGCGCGGGTCCGGCGCGCCGCCCGACGGCACGGCATCCCCACCGGCGGCGACGGCGACACCCGCCAGCCCGGCGACAGTGGCGACACCCGCCAGCCCAGCGGCGACGGTGCCGGGCGGCGCCCCACCGAGGCGACGGCCCGGCGGGCCGACCGGACGGACGGCCGTTCGTCGGCCCCCGCCACCGAGCAACTCGCCCTGCTCTGA
- a CDS encoding CoA-binding protein, whose amino-acid sequence MRTPQQILSEARTIAVVGASRDPAKPAHAVPAQLISHGWRVIPVNPYVDMIFGTRSYPSLADLPEAVDLVNVFRPVPEAIEVVRAAVAIGTPAVWLQSGIASTEAREIATAAGLDYVEDHCIAVERALGGLSA is encoded by the coding sequence GTGAGGACTCCACAGCAGATCCTGTCCGAGGCACGGACGATCGCGGTGGTCGGCGCGTCTCGTGACCCGGCCAAGCCGGCACACGCCGTACCGGCGCAACTGATCAGCCACGGATGGCGGGTGATCCCGGTCAACCCGTACGTCGACATGATCTTCGGCACGCGCTCCTACCCCAGCCTGGCCGACCTGCCCGAGGCGGTGGACCTGGTCAACGTGTTCCGGCCGGTCCCGGAAGCGATCGAGGTGGTCCGAGCCGCAGTCGCCATCGGCACCCCGGCGGTGTGGTTGCAGAGCGGCATCGCCTCCACCGAAGCCCGTGAGATCGCGACCGCCGCCGGCCTCGACTACGTCGAGGACCACTGCATCGCCGTCGAGCGCGCCCTCGGCGGACTCAGCGCGTAA
- a CDS encoding SDR family NAD(P)-dependent oxidoreductase, whose product MSAGPVTDPVTLRLDGRVALVTGAGSSDGIGYATARRLGELGARVAIVSTTRRIHDRATELGATGFVADLTDEAEVAALADAISEQLGDVQVLVNNAGLASRASPEVLRPVAQLSFDEWRAEIDRNLTTAFLCSRAFIGGMAERGWGRIVNLAATAGPVNALPTEAAYAAAKAGVVGLTRALAMEMVADGVTVNAVAPGTIYTAASTVTELKQGMGTPIGRPGTPDEVAAAISFFCSPAASYITGQMLVVDGGNSVREAQYR is encoded by the coding sequence ATGTCGGCCGGGCCGGTGACGGACCCGGTGACGCTGCGTCTCGACGGCCGGGTGGCGCTGGTCACCGGGGCCGGCAGCTCAGACGGCATCGGTTACGCCACCGCACGCCGGCTGGGTGAACTCGGGGCGCGGGTGGCGATCGTGTCGACCACCCGCCGGATTCACGACCGGGCCACCGAACTGGGCGCGACCGGGTTCGTGGCCGATCTGACCGACGAGGCAGAGGTGGCCGCGTTGGCTGACGCGATCAGCGAGCAGCTCGGCGACGTACAGGTGCTGGTCAACAACGCCGGCCTCGCCAGCCGGGCGAGTCCGGAGGTGCTCCGCCCGGTCGCGCAGCTCAGCTTCGACGAGTGGCGTGCGGAGATCGACCGTAACCTCACCACCGCCTTCCTGTGCAGCCGGGCCTTCATCGGCGGGATGGCGGAGCGGGGCTGGGGTCGGATCGTCAACCTCGCCGCTACCGCCGGCCCGGTCAACGCCTTGCCGACGGAGGCGGCCTATGCCGCGGCGAAGGCCGGTGTGGTGGGTCTGACCCGGGCGTTGGCCATGGAAATGGTCGCCGACGGGGTGACGGTCAACGCGGTCGCTCCCGGCACGATCTACACCGCCGCGTCGACGGTCACCGAGCTCAAACAAGGCATGGGTACGCCGATCGGCCGACCCGGCACACCGGACGAAGTGGCGGCGGCGATCTCGTTTTTCTGCTCGCCTGCGGCGTCCTACATCACCGGGCAGATGCTGGTGGTGGACGGCGGCAACAGCGTCCGGGAGGCCCAGTACCGGTGA